Within Diospyros lotus cultivar Yz01 chromosome 15, ASM1463336v1, whole genome shotgun sequence, the genomic segment AACACGCGACTAAAGAGTTGGACATGAGCAGAACTACCCAAACCACGAGCGAGAAGTAGAGGAAACAGTCGAGGTCTCGCCTCAACCCGACCAGCCAGTAGACCGGGGTCGAGAAGAGAAGCGCCACCCCTAGAAGGAAAGGCAGGAAAACTAAAGTGTTTGCAATGACATAAGAGGAAACTCTATAGGCTCCTCTCGAGGTCTCCCTCATCAAAATCCTCTTCTCTCTCAGCAGAATTGGCAGCGCTTCGGTTGTAGACGACATCAAGAAGGTGAGGCTGAAGgcaaaaaaccctaattttggCTGAAACTTGAGCTTTGAGTTCATGAATATGGTGCCTAGTAGAATCCCAACCAGCAATGCTTGCACCATTCTGATCGAAAACAACTGCTTGGTTCTGAAAATGTTTTTGGAGAATCTCTGGCTTAATATCACCGCCTCGGAGAATCGAGAATTGCAGTAAATTGCACGGTTCAATCCTTTCCTGAAAGGACgatatccttcttcttcttcttcttcctcaattccGGCAGGGTTTTCTTCGAGGTCGATGAGCAGGCTTTCGACGGTATCAATGGCGAACTCGAGCACGTTAACGTGGAAAGGGATGGAATGGCCGGCGAGTTTGAGCCTCTCTTCGAGGAGATTCAGTGATCCACGGTGAAGAACAATCCCATTGCATAACAAAACAGCCTGATCAAAGAGCTCGAGGATTCGAAATCCGGGTTGGTGAATGGTTAAAACGATTGTTTTTCCATGATTCTTCGCCATGGATTCGAGCAACGAGATTACATGAAAAGCCGAGGCTGAGTCCAATCCAGACGTTGGTTCGTCCACCAGAAGAACATCCGGATCGTGAACCAGATCAACGCCGATCGAAACCCTCCTCTTCTCGCCCCCGGAGATTCCCCTCCGGGAATCATCGCCAATTTTCGCGTCGGCGACGTGGTTTAGCCCAAGCTCTTCGAGCAGCTGCTTCGCTCTCGCTGCCGCCGCCTTCTGCAAGCCGCCTTCAAGCCGGAGCCGAGCGCTGTAGATCAGGGTTTCCTCTACGGTGAGAAGAGGGAAGAGAGCCTCGTCTTGGGTGATGTAGCCGGAGACTCGCCGGAAAAACGCTGCGTCCATGGGCTGGCCGTTGACGAGAACGTGGCCGCAGACTCTAGACGGCACGATCATCCCTGCGAGAATGTCCAAAAGGGTAGTTTTTCCGGCACCGCTTGGGCCGGCAATGGCTGTGATCTCACCGGGTTTGGCCTCGCAGTTAACATTTCTTAGAATGTACCTGTCTGTGCAGCCGGCGCCGGACTCCGGCCACCACCCAAAGCCACCATAGGGCGGGGGGAGCTTGTAGGAGAGGTTCTTGGTTTTGATTATGTATTGGGCTTTCCTTCCTTTGGGTGCCGGAGCCGTCACCGGCAGTTCCATGGAAAGGTGGAGAAGAGAGGAGTTTAAAAGAGATGTGAAGTAGAGAGGAGGGTGAACTAACGCACACCAAACTAGCTCATTCTTTTTATACACGCAAATAGAGAGAGATtaggaaaaccaaaaaaaaaaaaaattaggagccaaattatctaaaaaaagaaaattcaagggctaattaaattgaatatgagTGGCCAAGTATTTAGAATTGTGAAAGATACGCGAGAAGGTTTATAATTTCGTTTGTGTAGAAATTATATCTTGACTGATCAAGTGAATTAATTAGGATTAACATCTATCTATCCATAGAAATTAAATTGCGTTGCGAGTTTCTATATTTTATTGAGTAATGTTATTCATCtctaattcttaattaatgtGTAATGATGTGTgatttgataataatatatttaatatttctcaACTTCATtaagcaaaattttaaaaatcggtGAAatcttttcataaaaatatgatCCTTTTGTTAAAACCATATTCTctcttttcaaaatatagtaacaaattattttttttttttcctctcctagaactatatatatgtatgggaAGGCTTGCTTCTCAATTCAATCCACAAAACATGAGACATATATCATGTTGAATCGGGTACCTAATAAGGACACTATCTAACGGCCATTATGGAGGTCTTGGATGTTTCAAGCAGCAGCATTACACATGTGGGCAAGGCAGGCCATACTTTGAGTCACCTTTTTTTTAGCTAAGTGAATCACCCTCATAGAGTACCAACTTACCAAATAATCTGTTAggaaaaatttataaactttccATAATCTACCAAATGGACAGAAAGAGTATTTAAGCTCTTAAAGGACCTTAATTATAAATTCCTTTTGAACAAGGTTTAGTTAGTACACTCATAAATACTACATAAAATGTATAAAGACAGTAGCCCAAAGAAATGAAGTGTAATAATCAATTAGGTTTAGGTGCACATAAAATATGTgaacattaattaattcttcaGATAGGTGacgccatgccatgccatgcttGCTTGCTATGTGGCGTGTAAAATTCAGGTTTGATTGTGCTTTACATGTTCTTTTAGGGGTGCAAATGGCGCACTGAGTGGGCAGTATTTATCTTGTGGACTTCACATGATTTGTGCAATTGTGGGGATCGAGTATAAGATGAGGGGATGAGAGGGGGCAGATCACATGAAGTTTGGAAAGAGAGTGAAGGTTCATTATAATACTTTGAACATACAATTTTGAACTCAACACATATAACGCGTCTGTCGTTGGTTTACCACTCTGAAGGtacctaaataaataattaatgggTTTCAAACGCTAACACATGATAATTTTGCCTCTCCTCCCCAAGTTTGCCTCTTAAAACGTGGATTGTGTAAATTACTGAAATTTGTTTAATTCAAAAGGAGATGTGctttaataataaaagaagataaaatttgaaaacaaagctaaatatgtatatatggagTTGCAAATGAGTCGACTTGCTCAGCTGACATTCGACTTAATAAGAGTTCGTTCATATTCAGTTAGTATTATGAAGAAACCGAACTTAAATTTCAATTTGGAGATCGACTCATAAACGAGCTGAGCTTGAGCAAGAAAAAGTTTGGCTTGAGCATGAAAATGTTTGTTATTTATCATTGTGTTTGAAATAAgaatgtttatgtttatttaaataatattattgtatttgttttaagaatttatatttatatttgttatactttttgttatgtaaaaataagttttaatgactttaatttaaaaaattctaatggaGTTTGAGCTCAACTCATTAGAAATTTGTTTATCATGTTAAATAAATTGGTTCAAGtttgtttaatataataaatgaaattttggcAAACCGAGCTCAATCTTGAACAcatttttaaacttaaatagAGCTCAAGGTTGCTAGAATCTTAATGAACCAAGTTCGAGCTCAGTAAAATTCAGCTCGAGTCAATTCAATTATAACCTTGAATATGAAAGTGATTATTGAGTTAAGTGTTCCAGGAATTAAAAGAGAGTgagattataattaatatttcgtGATAAATACTATAAAAttgtgaatttttaaatttttttaattagtataaaattatgagttaaaactttattttgttttttattgtaattatttttaattattcctTAGAGAGAGATAGGGAATGCAGTAGTGAAGATTCCTGCAGAGCTTAGTGGCAGAGAGTAATACATGTCATGAATCATATATAATGGCAATGAAAGAggttgattcattttttttctcttcccaAGAGTACATTTACCAAGAAGGCATTACATCCAGTTGATTTGTCCCTTTCAAATCATAATAACCCAACCTCTTAATTTTTACCTTGCTATCAAttcaagtaaaatttaattccattataaatattattgggTTGCATTTCGAAGGGTAAAttaacaaaactaaaaattagacttgttatcattttttaatgaattttattttttgtaatttattaattaatttttaaatttgttatgattttataataatttttgaatttttataataacCTTGCCAACCTCGTgaatatatattgatatgtCCTACAAACAGCAAACAATTCAAATATGCATTGGACTCAAGTGACAAATCCAAATCTATGAGTCGACATCTAGGACAAGCACACATAAATGGGctgaaaacaaaaatacaagGGAAGATGAGCAAAGAAGTGAGCCAAtcaaacaaaaggaaaagacaaaTAGCCATAAGAAAGGAGCTGAATTCGGCCAAGGCTGAGTGGCCACTCGAACATAGCCCCTAAAGCATAATATGCCATGATCGAGTGGCCACTTAGTCATGGATCACAAGGCAAAGCATATTGTGGCCACTCGAACATGGCCCCCAAAGCATAATATGCCATGATCGAGTGGTCACTTGGTCATGGCTCACAAGGAAAATAGGCCATGGTCAAGTGGCCACTCGGTCTTAGCCTCCAAGCAAGCAAAATGGGCTATGGTCGAGTGGCCACTTGATCATAGCCTCGAAGGAAATTAGGTCATGGTTGAGTGGCCACTCAATCATGGACCTCTAATTAATGCAATTTAGCCATGACCAAGTGGCCACATAGTCATGGCTCACCAAGGAAATTCGGTTTCTCCATCCACCACCCTCGAGAGCCTCCCTAGTAGACAACGAACCCTCCTAGGGCATTCTTCGATCCGAATATTCCAAAGCAATTGTCtttaaagaattctaattctaaaagaaCTTTGGAATAATTGGGATAAACACCCTCCATAATAAACTTCATCCCCAAAAAAAGGCTATGATAAACATCATTTGTCAAAGATAAACGCCATCCACAACAATCCTAGTCTCAACCAGACTAGCAATAATCAAGATAAGTGTTATCTACAAAGAGTCTTAATCTCGGTCTATTTAAGATTACTCCATACTCCTTTATAAATATGAGGCGAGCCTCCTCATTCAAGTACGCCCACTCTGATACTCAAACCCTATTTttgctctcaagcactcaaagACTGACTTAAGCACATGAACAATCTCTCGTGTCTCtcactatttatttattttggaaaattactCAATTCTCCAAGCTCACTCGATTCTCCAAGGTCAGTCAATTCTTTAAGACCTCTCGATTATTTGAGGTCTCTCGGTTATTTTAGGCCTCTTGGTCATTTTAGGCTTCCTGTTCATCAGCAAGCAGCTGAAGAACTATTTCTCAAGATGTTGAACTTCATCCTCTCTCATGAGACTCTTAGCACCCAATTTGGGAGCACACTTGTCATCGCTTGACTCTCAACCATAAGGAAGCATTTAGTCACCTCCCCTGAATCCCCAGCAGCAAATAAGGACTTAGCCACCTCCACTAGGTCTTCAAGACCTGGATAATCAACATGAACGTTATAATCAACCTGGCTTTTCACAACAAGCTTCTCTTATCATCTCGTGGGTAGAATATGACGCGTTGTGACAACAACATATTGAGGGAATTCATGCCTTACAAGACATGGTGGGAATACTTCAAAGTATATATGGTCCTTGATGTGACGTTACCTACAACACTAAGGAAATTTATACCATAAACTATACCAACAAGGAAAATTCAACAAAAGGATGAGGATATTAGTTCTTACCGAGAAGCTACACTTGGGCGACAAAGCTTCAAAGTGGCAAAGAAGAAAAGCTTCGAGCTTAGTGTTGTTTCTTCCTTCAAAATTGTAAGATTCAATTTGGGGGTGAAATTAGGGCTTGGGTTGTTCTTTTCTCCAAGTTTCAgaattttttcttcaatttagaCCCTATTTGGAGGTGATTTTAGTGACACGTGATGTGCATATGCTAGTCAACTAATAGAGTTAAGGTTGACTAATAGATGGTAGATGATTGCAACATTTAGAAAGTGTAATAGGGTCTTTTGGTACAATCAAAAGTTTAGGGTGGTAAGTTGCACCTATTCCTAAGTGTAATgggatttcatataatttttcatttttattttgatttttccaaatcaaaaaataatttttcacatAACTTCCTAAAGGTTGTATATTCACAAATTCATCATTACTGGAATAACAAGAAAGATCTAAATCATTTACCTTTGAGTCCTCTTTTTCCATGAGACAAATGTTGGCAATCTCTTAGACTTCATCCTctgatgaaaatgatgagttttaaCCACTTCATGTTGCTAGcaccttcattttcttcttcttcttcttcttcttcttctttagcttttcttctttttttaccTCAAGGCATTCTAGCTAGATGTGACTGTTAGTTCTAtatgatggaaaatatatcccaagaagggggagaattgggatttgggtaaatttttaataacttaaaaacttttGCTTGTaggacactatgtttcgaaatatgagggagtatgtttcgaaactaacaTTTCTAttaagtatatttcgaaatatagatgagtatgtttcaaaatcaaacttactgtcaagtatgtttcgaaacctactatagtatgttttgaaaccttacTCTTTGATTGCAAATATTGAAACtcctttagtttttcaaaaaatgattcttttgaaagcatgaacaaggataacaacaagtaagaatgagaaataaagtgcacacgagatttatagtggttcggcactcgcctactccactaccttcaagtttaCCCACTTAAAGGATTtacaaaccacaatcactttcactagcgaTCAAggacaccaagggttttacgacggttcaccctaaaaccttacacaatgagtttttacgggctcaactcaaactttacaacaagataaataacacttatcttttacaacccaacaatttgaatgtaattaaacaccttaccaaatagttattacaaatctattggtatggagtgaggagagcttgaaaggatgagagctttggtttcggcttgcttctcctttttacACCATAATGCACACCAAGGAATGATTgaaggaatgattgaaaggatcttctttgagagtttGTTAAAAGAGTTTCGTTTGCTTGTGTTTAtggcaaaaatctcttgtagatgTATAAACTTGTGTATGCTTGTAAAATGGTGCTTTTTGTCTTcaaaaaactaatatatatatatatatatatatcaaagagatAGATTTTTagctaattataaccgttagagacaagataataaACTAGGTTTTGAAACGCATATTTTAGATTTCGAGATAACATATTTTTAcacagatgtttcgaaacatacataccatgtttcgaaacatacagcatttacagctggatatgcaccaagagacaaaatgagtaGAAGACatcttttaaaaaacaaaataatttggttttattctccccttaagatatatatatgaaattaaaacatcagggtatggggattatttcaaaaacaggcttttaaaatagcttttgaaaAAAGTGCAAAAGCATAACAGACTTTCAGATATTCTTCTGacagagtcagatgtttcgaaacatgaaaagaaggttttgaaacatacttcagAAACATGATTCAAAACATGTTAACAAGGATTTTAAATACACTGTTGTCAGAGATGacagaggtttcaaaacatattatataggtttcgaaacatatgctcagttttgaaataagtttcgaaatacaacataaaatttagCAAAACTTGAAACTTTATCAATAtacattttgaaacatgtttagaaacatgacaaactgatattttgaaacatggaaactttgtttcgaaacattgaaacatagttttgaaacatgatacatAAAAATTGGATTTAAACATTTGAACTTTCGtgccaaaacactaatcatgcatgtttcgaaatatgaaaaacttatttcaaaatatgagattttcataaatatttttcattctaaggatggtttttcatcaaacacattttctcatatatcaaaaaatatgatgcAATAGTGACATGGTTTTCCTACATCTATAACACTTGATCTCCTGTTTTGATTACTTCTTATCTCCCTTTTCAGACATGTTCATGCAAAAGTGTCTAGAATATTTCTTTTTGAACATTATCAAGAATTTTTTAGCAAGTAGGGAAGCATCTTCCAAATCAGTAGATTCATATTTAGATAGATCATTTTTAGATGCTTTCAAGGCTactcctttatttttattagacaGTATTTCATCTTGCCTTCTCATGCCCAATTCATAAGTCATTAAGGATCTTAGCAGTTCATTTAAAGacaatttttctaaatcttatgCTTCTTGTATGGAAATGACTTTAGGATGTCATTCATGAGGTAGGCATTGTAAGATCTTTTCAACAATATCTTCATTTGATGCAGGTTTTCTTGAGTTCTTTAGGTTGGATACAATATTATTTAATCTAATATACATATCTTTTATTGATTCACCAGGctgcattaaaaataattcataatcatgctTAAGCATTCTAATTGTAGACCTCTTTACCTTAAAGTTCCTTCATATGTTACCTCAAGtttgtcccaaatttccttAGCCATCTCACACATTGAAATCCGGTTGTATTCCTCGGGGCTGAGAGTACACTCCAACATGTTCTTGGTTGTTGCATTCAACTTGATCATCCTCATGTCATGTTCATTCCAGTTTTCTTCTAGCTTTGGGATGATGGTATTTCCTATTGTACATGTTCTTGGTTGTTGCATTCAACTTGATCATCCTCATGTCATGTTCATTCCATTCTTCTTTTAGCTTTGGGATGATGGTATTTCCTATTGTAATAGTTGGCATTTTGCGTAGTTGTTACCATCGAAGTAGGGTGGCTTGTTGAAGGACTAGCTCTCTTGGAACATGTTGCTTGATGTGTTGGCCTTTAATCTTTAAACTAGGTTGGTTAGACCTATTTGTGAGCCCTGCTCAAATACCACTTGTAAAAAAAGTTAGCTTAAGAAGGaggtgaattaagctttttcaccatttaaaaaaactttaaatCGAAAACAAATTAAGAATGTAGAACACACAATATAAAGTGGTTCAGCTTTAAAATCCTAGTCTACTACTTTGACTCCTCATCAAGgattttttcatatcaattttaCCTTTGTAACTTTTGAGCAAGCTCGGTTACTTATCTTTACACAATGTCCTTTTAAGATTTGGTTCAGCCACAACCAATGCCTTTTATAGGTTCAGACTTAATCTTTACAAAATTCACAATGAAATGTGAAaaggatttttcaaaagaaaaaaaaggataatgtAAGTAATCAGTATTTTCTCTTGAAAGATAAAGAGAAacagaatataaaatttagtacaCTCTCTCTTTGAAAAGCTCAAATAGAATGATCCATGAACACTCTTAAGTTCACGAGAATAGAATATAGAAGATCAGAAAGCTCTTGTGTTGTGTGTTGTATGTTGTAACCTTTTTCAACAGACTTCAACTCCTATTTATAACTTTCTGGTATTGAATGCAATtgttgtaatacccaggaaattcttgaggttataaatgaCATTTTATGAAGGGCATGAGTGGAATTATCCAAAGAATGAGGTTGTAGCTAGGGTACATTAACACAGTTTTAAGCAACCGAATCGATTGAAAAGAATACCCTGGACCCTAAATTTTTAAGGGAAATGTAATGGTATTGACGAGTaatatgatttatgatttttagcatcgaaagaaattggatcacgaacagttttcggtatagctgtCGATCGAGCTGAGAAAACCAAATTGACGCAGGGAACatccgaaaaatcaacgaagTGTTTTGGGGGACCAATATTTTacatgtagaacaacccttgcGCAATTTCGAGTTGGATCGAATGGAATTAGGGTCAAAACTGTCAAtagggccaaagtgcaattttcttgggtgcaaaaggtgaaatccctcaccttaagAGCCCCCCACACATTGCCCCATGCACGTGGGAGGGGTTAATCATGATACACGACAGCGCACTAGGTAGGAGGCACAGTGCATGGTGCCCACAAGGAGCCACCCTACAAGAGGGTGAAACCCCCCACACTGTGGCTACCATGATTCGAACCTACATCTTTGGGTGCAATCTACTACCTGAGAATCAACTGTGCTATGATCGTGGgagccaaagtgcaattttctaatttttccgGGGAGAggtcaaaaagatattttttgggGAATTTCAAGGATAAAATGAATAGtacaaaacttgtgggccttagtggtattGTTAGAAAAATCAAGGGCCTCAAGGTAAGGGGAAAATCGATATTGGAAGAAAGTAGGGAGcaaagtgtaataaatcaaAACCATAGTGTGAACATAGCAAGGAGAAATCGGCAACCGCAATCCACCACACGCAACCGCCATTTTCGGTGATGGGATGGCCGAGGGAGGCTTcggggaggtcgtatacggccgGGGCTAGATTGGGGGCTAAGCCTTGGCTGTTGATTGGCTGAGATCTGGCCAGTTTTTGGCTATAAAATGGGAGCTGAGCGTTTCGAATTTTGGCAAACAAATTGACTGCGTTTTTGGATGGTTTTTAGGGATTGGTTAAGGGGCtattgatccttgcatcaaggggaAGGATTCTGGAGTTTTTGGAGGAGTTTTCACCGCATTTGGAGGCTATTTAAGGATTGGCCGAAAAGCACGAGGCAGATTGCCTTTGCTGACCTGTAACTTGCATTTCGGAGGCTTTTCCGATGGTATTTCAGCCAGAGATTGGTGCCATTAGGATCGACTtatcaagggcttcaaggggtaCCCTTAGTTCGGCCATTGGAGCCGTCACCGGCAACTGGAAGcgaggaagaaggtggcgcATAAGTTGCACGGGCCACACATCACACGCAGACACGCGCTGGGTGTGTGAGGGCGCATGGTCCAAGGGTAATTCTGAAATTTTGCTtgtatatttttctaaatttattttaggaattatcatgttgaaaaatttgggaaaaagtttgaggagataattatttttgaattatcgaggtgaaaattgggagaaaatagagaaaattatggaaaaaattgataaaaatggattttgatgctctttaattaaatatgatgtttagggagtatcgtggcttgaggttgagtataagtacgAGTGCTTGTGATTGGTACGCAAATTGAGGCAGCGCACGAGGATAGAGACATTCCAAATACATTagaggtgagtgttctacctgaaaaTTTGGTTTAAACTTGTGAGTAGCttacccaaaacttgatttactgAGGGTATTTCTACCttaaaacttggtatttgtattacctaaatgtgttgtgattttatgtaaaatggttttgttgcatacaaatggtaaccggtgacggttggctTTACAAGAGAgatttgtccctaaacgttttgtactggtgcattgcattttataaaatgttatttatataatatattgagttgtgaaatgtggcatagTCTTGCGTTTTGTgattgttcatatggaatgtcaacctAAAATATCATCTGGATAATGTAGTCATAATTCTCTAAGGGCGTGACGAAATAATAGAGGTATCTtatgctagtgtgcatgtcgggatagccgccttgattttcaTACCGTCCCGTTTGGTtaggaaagttgcactaggatgactaggtggtccatatgagATTTGAGTTGGGATTTGGTaatggttcctggatgcttagaaTGAGAACGTAATCTCTGACAtaaatgtggtgagccgggttcctgcgttgatgtgacctTCTTGGGCCGAagttggtaacgattgttcctgaGATGTTGGGAA encodes:
- the LOC127791619 gene encoding ABC transporter G family member 10-like translates to MELPVTAPAPKGRKAQYIIKTKNLSYKLPPPYGGFGWWPESGAGCTDRYILRNVNCEAKPGEITAIAGPSGAGKTTLLDILAGMIVPSRVCGHVLVNGQPMDAAFFRRVSGYITQDEALFPLLTVEETLIYSARLRLEGGLQKAAAARAKQLLEELGLNHVADAKIGDDSRRGISGGEKRRVSIGVDLVHDPDVLLVDEPTSGLDSASAFHVISLLESMAKNHGKTIVLTIHQPGFRILELFDQAVLLCNGIVLHRGSLNLLEERLKLAGHSIPFHVNVLEFAIDTVESLLIDLEENPAGIEEEEEEEGYRPFRKGLNRAIYCNSRFSEAVILSQRFSKNIFRTKQLFSIRMVQALLVGILLGTIFMNSKLKFQPKLGFFAFSLTFLMSSTTEALPILLREKRILMRETSRGAYRVSSYVIANTLVFLPFLLGVALLFSTPVYWLVGLRRDLDCFLYFSLVVWVVLLMSNSLVACFSALVPDFIVGTSVIAGFVGSFFLFSGYFISKDEIPKYWIFMYYLSLFRYPFECFMINEYGGEKRKGKCLESVGGACVLDSHGFLLQKGLKESQKWSNLAVMLGFILGYRFLCFMILWYRSYRTKG